A DNA window from Mesotoga sp. BH458_6_3_2_1 contains the following coding sequences:
- a CDS encoding GntR family transcriptional regulator encodes MARRKSLYEIIYSQIEREVQKMSDGTQLPSIEKLCEQYGASKTVLREVITALEKDGLVVRRQGLGTFVVKDSGLVHTGIEYLRGLTRIISSSGKSPELIYDKFREVKADRRLAEKLEMPENESLVLTERVYAADGIPAIFARTYIASERIPGKTEALLRTLEGRKAKELVLFDLLEENFKDPIRFAIAEIESRLVDEELAGLLEMRSGESIVLLKEVHRDIKNIPMLYSEDFINTTVFRIHVLRKKI; translated from the coding sequence ATGGCAAGAAGAAAATCACTTTACGAGATCATATATTCGCAAATAGAGAGAGAAGTCCAGAAGATGAGTGATGGGACGCAGCTTCCTTCAATAGAGAAGCTCTGCGAGCAATACGGTGCAAGCAAGACCGTTCTTAGAGAAGTAATAACGGCACTGGAAAAGGACGGCCTTGTCGTAAGAAGGCAGGGTCTTGGAACCTTTGTTGTGAAGGACAGCGGGCTTGTACATACGGGGATTGAATACTTGAGAGGTCTGACGAGAATCATCTCTAGCTCTGGAAAAAGTCCCGAGCTGATTTATGACAAATTCCGTGAAGTCAAGGCCGATCGAAGGTTGGCAGAAAAGCTGGAGATGCCTGAAAATGAGAGTCTTGTGCTTACGGAGAGGGTCTATGCGGCCGACGGTATCCCGGCGATATTTGCCAGAACTTACATAGCATCCGAGAGGATACCGGGAAAGACTGAGGCCCTGTTAAGAACGCTTGAAGGAAGGAAGGCAAAGGAACTGGTCCTATTTGATCTTCTGGAAGAAAACTTCAAGGATCCCATCAGATTCGCAATTGCCGAAATAGAATCGAGGCTCGTCGACGAAGAGTTGGCCGGACTGCTTGAAATGAGATCTGGAGAATCAATAGTGTTGCTGAAGGAAGTTCACAGGGATATCAAGAACATTCCGATGCTTTACTCGGAGGATTTCATAAACACGACGGTGTTCAGAATACACGTTCTCAGAAAAAAGATTTGA
- a CDS encoding ABC transporter permease — protein MSGPAVKSKLASFLGKYKIIIAFFVLALVISLMTPNFLSWRNIINIFRQSSIIGIMAIGSTFVIIGGGFDISVGSLLALSAAMAVGLQSSMHWFLAVIVVLLVGAAFGAANGFLSSKIHIPPIIATLGTMTIIRGIVYMYTGGYPLYVDSEGFAFIGNGYIGPIPFPIILLLILVALGQFILVKTKFGRYSCAIGGNKEAARLSGIKVDFYMTLTFVAGGVMAAMSGVVYASRLLSVTPLAGQGYELDAIASAVIGGTSVSGGEGSVVRTLIGALLLTMITNAFNLIGIDLYVQYVFKGLVVLAAVGFDSFYKARG, from the coding sequence ATGTCAGGACCCGCTGTTAAGTCGAAGTTGGCAAGCTTTCTGGGAAAGTACAAAATCATCATAGCATTCTTTGTGTTGGCGCTGGTCATCTCACTTATGACACCCAACTTTCTATCTTGGAGAAACATCATAAACATATTCAGGCAGAGCTCGATAATCGGGATAATGGCTATCGGCTCCACCTTTGTCATTATCGGCGGCGGGTTCGACATCTCGGTCGGTTCACTACTGGCTCTTTCCGCCGCTATGGCGGTTGGACTCCAGTCTTCTATGCACTGGTTTCTCGCCGTGATTGTTGTTTTGCTGGTTGGTGCCGCCTTTGGAGCGGCAAATGGATTCCTTAGCTCGAAGATTCATATCCCGCCAATCATTGCCACTCTGGGGACTATGACGATTATAAGAGGGATCGTCTATATGTATACGGGCGGTTATCCTCTTTATGTCGACTCAGAAGGGTTTGCTTTCATCGGCAACGGCTACATAGGGCCGATTCCCTTTCCAATAATTCTGCTGCTGATCCTGGTAGCTCTCGGTCAGTTTATTCTTGTCAAGACGAAATTCGGCCGGTACTCCTGTGCGATAGGCGGGAACAAAGAGGCGGCCAGACTCTCGGGAATCAAAGTCGACTTCTACATGACACTGACCTTCGTTGCTGGAGGAGTAATGGCTGCAATGTCGGGAGTTGTCTACGCATCGAGGCTGCTTTCGGTTACACCTCTTGCCGGTCAGGGCTATGAGCTGGATGCCATAGCTTCTGCAGTAATCGGTGGTACAAGTGTATCTGGTGGGGAAGGTTCAGTCGTGAGAACTCTCATCGGGGCGTTGTTGCTGACGATGATAACCAATGCATTCAACCTGATCGGAATAGATCTTTATGTTCAATATGTGTTCAAAGGACTTGTAGTTCTGGCAGCGGTTGGATTCGATTCATTCTACAAGGCCCGTGGCTAG
- a CDS encoding DUF1538 domain-containing protein — MNLLLEKLKEVLLAVLPITVLVLVLNFLFVSLSWFLIFRFVIGSFLIVVGLSAFLFGVSIGISPIGNFMGTFIAKTNKLWIVAVAGLVLGFFISIAEPALHIHALQVELVSSGILSSGSVVITASIGIAVFLSLGLIRIVFNVALKKLMTVSYGIILILSLFSSRELLAISFDASGATTGAMTVPFILTLAAGISVLKRDSRSSENDSFGLLGIASAGAIISVLLVGIVSTNNTMEAAPVYFASESSEILGYFFDLMPRIASEVLLSLLPILLAFLLLQFSSLRLSKRVLRQITVGLLFTFVGMVIFLVGVNGGFMDVGREIGYGIASMGNKSILVLVGMILGLVTILAEPSVYVLTHQIEDVTSGAVKRRIVLLALSAGVSLAVALSMIRIAVPAVQLWHFLLPGYAISILLSFFSPKLFVGIAFDAGGVASGPMTGTFVIAFAQGAASAIEGANVLIDAFGLISMVAMTPIIALQILGLIYKIKTRKRGVESSG; from the coding sequence ATGAACCTGCTTCTTGAAAAACTCAAGGAAGTGCTGTTAGCCGTTCTTCCCATTACGGTGCTGGTTCTGGTGCTCAATTTCCTGTTTGTCTCGTTGAGTTGGTTTCTAATATTCAGATTTGTGATTGGCTCCTTTTTGATTGTTGTCGGGCTGTCTGCGTTTCTTTTTGGAGTCAGTATAGGGATTAGCCCTATCGGTAACTTCATGGGTACCTTCATAGCAAAGACTAATAAGCTCTGGATAGTAGCTGTTGCAGGTCTTGTGCTTGGATTCTTCATATCCATAGCTGAACCCGCACTGCACATACACGCGCTTCAGGTCGAGCTTGTCTCTTCAGGTATATTATCTAGCGGGAGTGTCGTTATAACTGCATCCATTGGCATTGCAGTTTTTCTCTCACTCGGACTCATAAGAATCGTCTTCAATGTCGCCCTCAAGAAACTTATGACAGTGTCTTACGGTATAATACTTATCCTTTCTCTCTTTTCTTCGAGAGAATTACTTGCGATCTCTTTCGACGCTTCCGGAGCTACCACAGGCGCGATGACCGTTCCATTCATTCTTACACTTGCAGCCGGGATATCAGTTCTCAAGAGAGATAGTAGATCTTCAGAAAATGATAGTTTTGGACTCCTGGGAATTGCCTCCGCCGGAGCAATTATCTCTGTGCTTCTCGTCGGTATAGTATCCACTAACAATACTATGGAAGCTGCCCCTGTTTATTTCGCATCGGAATCTTCAGAGATTCTTGGTTACTTCTTCGATTTGATGCCAAGGATCGCTAGTGAGGTTCTTCTTTCACTGCTTCCGATACTGCTGGCCTTCTTGCTGCTTCAGTTTAGCTCACTAAGACTTTCAAAGAGAGTGCTCAGACAAATAACTGTCGGACTTCTGTTCACTTTTGTAGGTATGGTGATTTTTCTCGTAGGTGTCAACGGGGGCTTCATGGATGTCGGGAGAGAAATCGGATACGGCATAGCCTCAATGGGAAACAAGTCAATCTTAGTTCTAGTTGGTATGATTCTGGGTCTTGTCACAATCCTTGCAGAGCCTTCGGTTTACGTTCTGACTCATCAAATTGAAGATGTGACCAGTGGTGCCGTTAAGAGAAGAATAGTTCTTCTCGCCCTATCGGCCGGTGTTAGTCTGGCAGTGGCTCTTTCAATGATTAGGATAGCTGTACCGGCGGTTCAACTCTGGCATTTTCTTCTGCCCGGCTATGCCATCTCCATACTACTGTCGTTTTTTTCGCCTAAGCTCTTTGTCGGAATTGCTTTCGATGCGGGAGGTGTTGCCTCTGGACCTATGACGGGTACTTTTGTAATTGCTTTCGCCCAGGGTGCCGCGAGCGCAATTGAAGGCGCGAACGTGCTCATTGACGCTTTCGGTCTCATATCTATGGTTGCAATGACACCCATTATCGCTCTTCAAATACTGGGGTTGATATACAAGATCAAGACAAGAAAAAGAGGTGTTGAGTCAAGTGGCTAG
- a CDS encoding sugar ABC transporter substrate-binding protein, giving the protein MRKITVLLAMIFVLMAGILFATDVAVLLPGTVEFFSVQRVGLDAAAEEFGLNLIYADAEWDAGKQLSQVENFIARGVDLVLLCAADNMALRTAVTRCDEAGIPLITFTNSIGTDPEGKYPGVISHIGRSEIGSGVVQAEFVEKLFGNADIDIILIEGNPGTTAQRMREEGFLSVAERNPSWSIIEKRPIDGWTKEGTLAFMEAFLQSGRNVDVIACQWWSGAIAASMALKERGITDVVVLGLEYAKELVPYIEAGDVYASTYFSVIEEGYKAVEAAHLYLTGQEVPKFVEIQQVMVTKDNVADFEPEM; this is encoded by the coding sequence ATGAGAAAGATTACTGTTCTACTAGCTATGATCTTCGTTCTGATGGCAGGAATTCTCTTTGCGACGGACGTTGCAGTTTTGCTTCCCGGAACCGTTGAATTCTTCAGCGTTCAGAGAGTAGGGTTGGATGCTGCTGCAGAGGAGTTTGGACTGAACCTGATCTATGCCGATGCGGAATGGGATGCGGGCAAACAGCTGTCTCAGGTTGAGAACTTCATCGCAAGAGGTGTTGATCTCGTGTTGCTTTGCGCGGCCGATAACATGGCACTTCGAACTGCGGTAACTCGCTGCGACGAAGCGGGAATTCCATTGATAACATTCACAAACAGTATCGGAACGGATCCAGAAGGCAAGTATCCAGGTGTCATTAGCCACATAGGTCGTTCTGAGATAGGATCAGGGGTTGTTCAGGCGGAATTTGTCGAGAAGCTCTTCGGGAACGCCGACATCGACATAATTCTTATAGAAGGTAATCCCGGTACAACTGCCCAGAGAATGAGAGAAGAGGGTTTTCTCTCTGTCGCTGAAAGAAATCCTTCCTGGAGCATAATTGAGAAGCGTCCTATAGACGGCTGGACAAAAGAAGGAACACTTGCATTCATGGAGGCCTTCCTCCAGAGTGGCAGAAATGTCGACGTCATTGCTTGCCAGTGGTGGTCGGGAGCTATTGCTGCATCGATGGCACTCAAGGAGAGAGGAATCACCGACGTAGTGGTCTTGGGCCTGGAGTATGCGAAAGAGCTCGTTCCTTACATCGAAGCCGGTGACGTTTACGCTTCCACTTATTTCTCGGTTATTGAAGAAGGTTACAAAGCAGTCGAGGCCGCCCATCTGTACCTGACCGGACAGGAAGTGCCGAAGTTCGTTGAGATCCAGCAGGTAATGGTCACAAAGGATAACGTGGCAGATTTCGAACCGGAAATGTAA
- a CDS encoding carbohydrate ABC transporter permease yields the protein MVFIVIIFMIPLTYTVVMSFLRWNLLRPDLGIRAAGFSNYVRLFTDPFTLDTVGRTFYFVMGAVLIELIAGLCIALALDTEFKGWKIVQSVLLVPFMIAPVVVGYVWRFVLNSDYGPIIHLLRQIGLGGLVEKPLLSNPSAAMPVLIVADAWEYIPFVTLVLLAGLKSIPYEPYEAAFVDGASSLQRFYYITLPLLRPSILVAVVIRTLTSLRVFDIVFIMTGGGPGTATETLAFYGYRTAFQSYNVGFSSAINMLTFAIAVVFTILYMKIIGGGKNYA from the coding sequence ATGGTTTTTATAGTCATAATCTTCATGATTCCACTGACATATACGGTCGTGATGTCCTTCTTGCGGTGGAATCTGCTCAGGCCAGATCTGGGCATAAGGGCGGCGGGCTTCAGCAATTACGTCAGGCTATTCACCGACCCGTTCACGCTGGACACTGTGGGAAGGACCTTCTACTTTGTTATGGGGGCAGTCTTAATTGAGCTGATTGCGGGGCTGTGCATAGCTCTTGCTCTGGATACGGAATTCAAAGGCTGGAAGATCGTTCAGTCGGTTTTGCTGGTCCCATTCATGATCGCTCCCGTTGTCGTCGGGTATGTCTGGCGGTTCGTCCTGAACAGCGATTATGGACCGATAATCCATTTGCTCAGGCAGATTGGACTTGGAGGACTTGTCGAGAAACCCCTTCTATCAAATCCCTCTGCGGCGATGCCTGTATTGATTGTTGCAGATGCCTGGGAGTACATTCCATTTGTGACTCTCGTATTGCTTGCAGGGCTCAAATCAATCCCTTACGAGCCGTATGAAGCAGCATTTGTGGATGGAGCGAGTTCACTTCAGAGATTCTATTACATAACCTTGCCGCTTCTCAGGCCTTCAATACTGGTCGCAGTGGTAATAAGGACCCTAACATCTCTGCGTGTCTTCGATATTGTATTTATAATGACCGGAGGAGGTCCCGGAACTGCTACAGAGACTCTCGCCTTCTACGGTTACAGAACAGCCTTTCAGTCGTACAATGTCGGCTTTTCATCGGCAATTAATATGTTGACATTCGCAATAGCTGTGGTCTTCACGATACTGTACATGAAGATAATAGGTGGTGGAAAGAACTATGCTTAG
- a CDS encoding nucleoside phosphorylase, which translates to MEDYREPVGLEGKFQYHIECRAGDIAPVVIVPGDQGRVEKIVSRLSNTRKIAENRGLITYTGEFMGKPVSVTSTGMGGPSASIAYEELINVGAKVLIRIGSVAGLQEYVNEGDIVVPYGCVRDDGASNYYVPENFPAVPSPDVYSSLTASARTLGRKIVTGINWTHSCFYKRDPEYFQSWSRRRVVSLEMEASALFVISYLRGVKAGFIGVCYANRYRQSAGSKVDLSVKNPRRDQIEDSVKDAIEITLTAIEKMYSEDLV; encoded by the coding sequence ATGGAGGATTACAGAGAGCCAGTCGGACTTGAAGGAAAGTTTCAGTATCACATCGAGTGTCGGGCGGGAGACATAGCACCGGTTGTTATCGTTCCGGGAGATCAGGGAAGGGTTGAGAAGATTGTCAGTAGACTTAGCAATACCAGAAAGATTGCGGAAAACAGAGGTCTAATCACCTATACAGGTGAGTTCATGGGCAAACCGGTCTCAGTTACTTCTACCGGCATGGGTGGCCCTTCGGCAAGTATCGCGTACGAAGAACTTATCAATGTGGGAGCGAAGGTATTGATAAGGATCGGTAGCGTAGCCGGACTGCAGGAGTACGTAAATGAGGGGGACATCGTTGTGCCGTATGGTTGTGTACGTGATGATGGAGCTTCGAACTACTACGTCCCGGAGAATTTTCCCGCAGTGCCTTCTCCAGATGTCTACTCGTCCCTGACGGCTTCGGCAAGAACTCTTGGAAGAAAGATCGTTACGGGAATCAACTGGACCCACTCCTGCTTCTACAAACGCGATCCCGAATATTTCCAGAGCTGGAGCAGAAGAAGAGTAGTCTCACTTGAGATGGAGGCTTCGGCTCTATTTGTGATCTCTTACCTGCGTGGCGTGAAGGCTGGATTCATCGGTGTATGCTATGCAAACAGATACAGGCAATCTGCTGGCTCAAAGGTAGATCTTTCCGTTAAGAATCCGAGGAGAGACCAAATCGAAGACTCAGTGAAAGATGCAATCGAAATCACCTTGACTGCAATAGAGAAAATGTACAGTGAAGATCTTGTATAA
- a CDS encoding sugar ABC transporter ATP-binding protein produces MRFSSMWVIALNKDTVGPRLILEVKEISKSFPGVQALDRVDMDVREGEVHALLGENGSGKSTLTKCIVGAYQKDSGTILYDGKETSFSSPTESFRQGISVIYQERSLIPKFTVEQNIFLGDEMQVSGLLSEKNMRKRFRSLCESYGFDLSPDEKIFRLGVAQQKVVEIMKALSRNSRVVIMDEPTASLSKEESDHLFKIISQLKSKGISILYITHILEEVFRITDRITVLRDGRKVSTLNTAETDREEIVNLMVGEVFHDIEDISSSANYDLPPVISVKNIQKLPRVRDISFEVYPGEVLGITGLTGAGKTELARAIFGAEKADSGEITVEGKRVNLNSPVDAINAGIALIPEDRKSDGLIMLFEVFKNITLPSISDFTAMPGMILTKREYVKANEYRERLNIRLASIHQQTKFLSGGNQQKVVIAKWLLTNPKLLVMDEATQGIDVKAKSEIYSIVRELAENGFSVIFISSEVPEVRRVSDRILVIADGEVVGEFKRGARQDEIMKKALSGKQEHLDNQVVS; encoded by the coding sequence ATGCGATTCTCGAGTATGTGGGTGATCGCTTTGAATAAAGATACTGTCGGGCCTAGACTGATTCTCGAAGTGAAGGAAATCTCAAAGAGCTTTCCCGGTGTTCAGGCTCTTGACAGGGTGGACATGGATGTGAGAGAGGGGGAGGTCCACGCCCTTCTGGGAGAGAATGGATCGGGAAAGTCGACGCTCACAAAATGCATTGTCGGAGCTTATCAGAAAGATTCCGGGACCATTCTCTATGACGGGAAGGAAACCAGCTTCTCATCTCCAACGGAATCTTTCAGGCAGGGAATAAGCGTCATCTATCAGGAGAGGAGCCTCATTCCCAAATTCACCGTCGAGCAGAACATATTCCTCGGTGACGAGATGCAGGTCTCGGGCCTGCTTTCAGAAAAGAATATGAGAAAGAGATTTCGCAGCCTTTGTGAGTCGTATGGATTTGATCTCTCACCGGACGAGAAGATATTCAGGCTCGGGGTGGCGCAGCAGAAGGTAGTGGAAATCATGAAGGCACTTTCCAGGAATTCGAGGGTAGTGATCATGGACGAGCCGACGGCCTCGCTTTCGAAGGAAGAGTCCGATCATCTCTTCAAGATCATCTCTCAACTCAAAAGCAAGGGAATTTCGATCCTGTATATCACCCATATTTTGGAAGAGGTTTTCAGGATTACAGATAGAATTACGGTCCTTAGAGACGGCAGGAAGGTCTCCACTCTGAATACCGCTGAGACTGACAGAGAAGAGATCGTAAATCTGATGGTCGGTGAAGTTTTTCATGATATCGAAGATATTTCTAGTTCTGCAAACTACGACCTTCCACCCGTCATATCTGTGAAGAACATTCAGAAGTTGCCTAGAGTAAGGGATATCTCATTTGAAGTCTATCCCGGTGAAGTGCTTGGAATTACCGGTCTCACCGGCGCGGGAAAAACGGAGCTGGCCAGGGCGATTTTCGGTGCCGAGAAAGCAGACAGCGGCGAGATAACTGTCGAGGGCAAGAGAGTGAATCTAAACTCGCCGGTAGATGCTATAAATGCAGGGATAGCGCTAATACCTGAAGACAGGAAATCCGATGGCCTCATTATGCTTTTCGAGGTCTTCAAGAATATCACTCTCCCTTCGATAAGCGATTTCACTGCGATGCCCGGAATGATCCTGACGAAGAGAGAGTATGTTAAAGCGAATGAATACAGGGAAAGACTTAACATCCGGCTTGCTTCGATACATCAGCAGACGAAGTTTCTTAGCGGAGGCAACCAGCAGAAAGTCGTAATTGCAAAATGGCTGCTGACAAATCCGAAATTGCTGGTCATGGACGAGGCGACACAGGGAATCGATGTGAAGGCAAAGAGTGAGATCTACTCGATTGTGAGAGAACTTGCCGAGAACGGCTTCTCCGTTATCTTCATTTCCTCTGAAGTGCCGGAAGTTCGGAGAGTATCCGACAGAATCCTCGTAATCGCAGATGGAGAGGTCGTAGGAGAATTCAAACGCGGAGCTCGCCAGGACGAGATCATGAAGAAGGCGTTGAGCGGAAAACAAGAGCATCTAGATAATCAGGTGGTGAGTTGA
- a CDS encoding ROK family transcriptional regulator — translation MVSKLTEIRTSEILKIIRERKSTSRVQISKLTGLSKPTISSIVNDLVEEGVVRENGLGQSKASGGRKPINISFAKDYRSVLSVDIGGTKTIFAMIDLDGNILKRDTITTDLLRTERGLVDELNERLKSYIEEVGKEKVLGISIGIPGTVDRTTQKIKYMPSFDIGNLDLKTPIEKRFGISTLIENDVTLSAFGESWIGSARQFNDVILVSIGTGIGSGIVINDSVYRGCVGGAGEIGEFVTDWSTESKMNEGFGRLEQWFSGYALESFCRNNGWEFSVKDLFEKMDSDERILERITGGCQHLALAFANAIMLLDSARLLIGGGIGFNQYDRIFPIIDSTLRKVLPKELYRPDLLVRAALEPYSVVIGGAYFAQKELLLKEVLGGTSEF, via the coding sequence GTGGTATCGAAACTCACTGAGATCAGAACGAGCGAGATTCTGAAGATAATTAGAGAAAGGAAGAGTACTTCTAGAGTCCAAATATCGAAACTGACCGGACTTAGCAAACCGACCATATCTTCGATTGTCAACGATCTGGTTGAAGAGGGTGTTGTAAGAGAGAACGGCCTTGGACAGAGCAAAGCTTCCGGTGGCAGGAAACCTATCAATATCTCTTTCGCAAAAGACTACAGAAGCGTACTAAGTGTTGACATAGGCGGAACCAAGACTATATTCGCGATGATCGATCTCGATGGAAATATTCTAAAACGCGACACTATAACCACTGACCTTCTTCGCACCGAGAGGGGCCTGGTAGATGAGTTGAATGAGAGACTCAAGAGTTACATAGAGGAAGTCGGAAAAGAGAAGGTGCTTGGAATCTCTATAGGCATTCCCGGTACTGTAGACAGGACTACACAGAAGATAAAATACATGCCCTCCTTCGATATCGGGAATCTTGATCTCAAGACCCCGATCGAGAAGAGGTTTGGGATTTCAACGCTGATCGAAAACGATGTTACACTTTCCGCCTTCGGTGAGTCATGGATCGGTTCTGCAAGACAGTTCAACGATGTGATTCTGGTTTCAATTGGAACCGGTATCGGCTCAGGTATTGTTATCAATGATTCGGTTTACAGAGGATGCGTCGGTGGAGCCGGTGAAATCGGAGAATTTGTCACCGACTGGTCTACAGAATCGAAGATGAATGAGGGATTTGGGAGACTCGAACAGTGGTTCTCGGGATATGCGCTAGAGTCTTTCTGCAGGAACAACGGCTGGGAATTCAGCGTAAAGGACCTATTCGAGAAGATGGACTCCGATGAAAGAATCCTTGAAAGAATTACGGGAGGCTGCCAACATCTTGCGCTTGCATTTGCCAATGCTATTATGCTTCTCGATTCAGCAAGACTTCTGATAGGAGGTGGTATTGGCTTCAACCAGTATGACCGGATTTTCCCAATAATCGACAGCACTCTGAGGAAGGTTCTTCCGAAAGAGCTTTACAGACCAGATCTACTTGTCAGAGCAGCTCTTGAACCTTACAGTGTTGTCATTGGAGGAGCTTATTTTGCTCAGAAAGAGTTGCTCCTTAAAGAGGTTCTAGGGGGAACTTCAGAATTTTGA
- a CDS encoding P-II family nitrogen regulator: protein MASNKNISPYKLIYAVVNFGKGSEVLRIARENGISGGTILLGRGTVRSGLLNFFALYEIRKEIVLIVANNRNAKSLLEALDRDMMLDRPDHGIAFTVDIQEVEGSKELGCNSLQEGRGEKEIMYQLITVIVDRGKAEEVIDTATEMGSKGGTVINARGSGVHERSTLFAMEIEPEKEIVMIVSKIELTQTIVNKIREKLRIDEPGKGIIFIQNVGDAYGLLK, encoded by the coding sequence GTGGCTAGTAATAAGAATATCAGTCCGTATAAGTTGATATATGCGGTCGTTAACTTTGGAAAGGGAAGCGAAGTGCTTCGAATTGCAAGGGAAAACGGGATCAGCGGAGGCACGATTCTGCTGGGGAGGGGCACTGTAAGAAGTGGATTATTGAACTTCTTCGCGCTGTACGAAATCCGAAAGGAAATAGTATTGATAGTTGCAAACAACAGGAATGCCAAGAGCTTGCTCGAAGCTCTTGACAGAGATATGATGCTTGATCGCCCGGATCACGGAATCGCTTTCACTGTAGACATTCAGGAAGTAGAAGGATCAAAAGAACTGGGATGCAATTCGCTCCAAGAAGGAAGAGGTGAAAAAGAGATTATGTATCAATTGATTACAGTAATAGTTGACAGGGGAAAGGCCGAGGAAGTTATAGATACCGCTACCGAGATGGGTTCGAAAGGTGGAACGGTAATAAACGCGAGAGGATCCGGCGTTCACGAAAGAAGCACGTTGTTCGCAATGGAGATCGAACCTGAAAAGGAGATCGTCATGATCGTCTCCAAAATAGAGTTGACACAGACAATAGTGAACAAGATAAGAGAGAAGCTAAGAATCGATGAGCCTGGTAAGGGAATCATTTTCATTCAAAACGTGGGCGATGCCTATGGCCTCCTCAAGTAG
- a CDS encoding ABC transporter substrate-binding protein, producing MRNRFLLFLVVLLTVSCFAVPLQLSSEVGIHTDAWKTRMEGFTKETGIEVEIQQFPYANYLDQLMLGYTSGRVEIDVPYISMLWYPALSIANYIYPISDIPGYEKINESDIPGIRNAKLNGKTYIVPYMNELGGIIYRKDLFEDPTEKANFIAKYGYELQPPQTLEQYRDIAEFFNRPPDLYGVTLMGRRSIFLATHFMQRLWAKGGALLDLNMRPIFNSEAGIEALEEVKYMFQFANPAAMNYDFQEALNEFIGGRSAMAEVWTTGMFYVEDESRSSVVGKGGFVGFPRPEEKLGEKLPMLYISWGFSVSSAAQDKEAALDWLLYVTETQNEVEAAPTGNIPARFSALNSPLLAESFPWIGDFAAAMENCIPTPIVPLIPEGGSIVSGIIAPAVSEFLAGTKTAEQALNDAVKEVDRLMRDGGYY from the coding sequence ATGAGAAACAGATTTCTGCTTTTTCTTGTTGTTCTCTTGACTGTTTCATGTTTCGCAGTTCCGCTTCAGCTATCAAGCGAAGTAGGAATTCACACAGACGCGTGGAAGACCAGAATGGAGGGGTTTACAAAAGAGACCGGAATCGAAGTGGAAATTCAGCAGTTTCCTTATGCAAATTACCTTGATCAGCTAATGCTCGGATACACTTCCGGAAGGGTAGAGATAGACGTACCTTACATTTCTATGCTCTGGTACCCGGCTCTTTCGATTGCGAACTACATCTATCCGATCAGCGATATTCCTGGATACGAGAAGATCAACGAGTCGGACATTCCGGGAATAAGAAACGCCAAACTGAACGGCAAGACGTACATCGTACCCTACATGAACGAACTCGGAGGAATAATTTACCGTAAGGACCTTTTCGAAGACCCGACGGAAAAGGCTAACTTCATTGCCAAATACGGCTACGAACTTCAGCCGCCACAGACTCTAGAGCAGTACAGAGATATCGCAGAGTTTTTCAACAGGCCGCCGGATCTTTACGGTGTAACTCTCATGGGAAGAAGAAGCATCTTCCTTGCGACTCACTTCATGCAAAGGCTCTGGGCAAAAGGCGGAGCGTTGCTCGATTTGAACATGCGCCCTATCTTCAACTCCGAAGCCGGCATCGAGGCTCTCGAAGAAGTGAAGTACATGTTCCAGTTCGCCAATCCCGCTGCAATGAACTATGACTTCCAGGAAGCCCTGAATGAATTCATAGGTGGACGCAGCGCAATGGCAGAGGTTTGGACAACTGGAATGTTCTACGTCGAAGATGAATCGAGGTCCTCTGTAGTCGGCAAGGGTGGTTTCGTCGGATTCCCACGGCCAGAAGAGAAACTGGGAGAGAAGCTTCCGATGCTCTACATTTCCTGGGGGTTCTCGGTCAGCAGTGCGGCTCAAGACAAGGAAGCGGCTCTGGATTGGTTGCTTTATGTTACAGAGACGCAGAACGAAGTTGAAGCAGCACCTACGGGCAACATACCTGCAAGGTTCTCGGCTCTCAACAGTCCGTTACTTGCCGAGTCGTTCCCATGGATCGGCGATTTCGCTGCGGCTATGGAAAACTGTATCCCGACGCCTATAGTACCCTTGATTCCCGAAGGCGGAAGCATTGTGAGCGGCATAATAGCTCCGGCGGTTTCGGAATTCCTGGCAGGAACAAAAACTGCCGAACAGGCTTTGAATGACGCAGTTAAGGAAGTCGACAGACTTATGAGAGACGGAGGCTACTATTGA